From a region of the Paraburkholderia hospita genome:
- a CDS encoding PAS domain-containing sensor histidine kinase: protein MNFPAEEDFHRLLDALTLCVLLHDAQTKAIVWANRAACVALGFSLDELLPLKAPDMTRPEPKYRREIGVAAMDRAITQGPQVYEWCYRSRAGIDMLSEAIATYVPLRERAVVMVQFRDISEEEATRRKLRRYETRLREFMQDLGEGVAVLTPRGKLEYISESGRRVLGVGPGEALGGVSDYCTPADRNRLVTQLRHATSEQPTHAQRYRIRRRDSATRWLRITCRRVAIENDLNGLLIHFRDISDEVATEEARRTEARMLEYAGRYNAMGEMATAIAHELSQPLAAVRNFIEGAIQRLSQGSVDSAIWGLRSADRQAEHAALIIKSVREYIVKREPTETHTDLRDILSDVAYFIELRAKEAGVRVQIEQASEALPVFCERVLIGQVILNLAFNALEALTETKGTTGVVTLATAMAEGRAELRVIDNGPGVPADAHERLFDGFSSSKACGNGIGLSLCKNIVTRHGGRIWAQAADGGGLECRVALPLELAPAPDAGV from the coding sequence ATGAACTTTCCCGCCGAAGAAGATTTTCACCGTCTGCTCGACGCATTGACGCTGTGCGTGCTGCTGCACGACGCGCAGACGAAGGCGATCGTGTGGGCCAATCGCGCGGCTTGCGTCGCGTTGGGTTTCTCTCTCGATGAACTGCTGCCGCTCAAGGCGCCCGACATGACGCGTCCCGAGCCGAAGTACCGGCGCGAGATCGGCGTGGCCGCGATGGATCGCGCGATCACGCAAGGGCCGCAGGTGTACGAATGGTGTTACCGCTCGCGTGCGGGTATCGACATGTTGTCGGAAGCGATTGCGACGTATGTGCCGTTGCGCGAGCGTGCCGTCGTGATGGTGCAGTTCCGCGACATCAGCGAAGAAGAGGCGACGCGGCGCAAGCTGCGCCGCTATGAAACGCGCCTGCGCGAATTCATGCAGGATCTCGGCGAAGGCGTGGCGGTGCTGACGCCACGTGGCAAGCTCGAATACATCAGCGAGTCGGGGCGTCGCGTGCTGGGCGTGGGGCCGGGTGAAGCGCTCGGTGGCGTGTCCGACTACTGCACGCCCGCCGATCGCAACCGGCTCGTCACGCAGTTGCGGCACGCGACGAGCGAGCAGCCGACGCATGCGCAGCGCTACCGGATCAGGCGCCGCGACAGTGCGACGCGCTGGTTGCGCATCACGTGCCGGCGAGTTGCGATCGAAAACGACCTGAATGGCTTGCTGATTCACTTTCGCGACATCAGCGACGAGGTCGCGACGGAAGAAGCACGCCGCACGGAAGCGCGCATGCTCGAATATGCGGGCCGCTATAACGCAATGGGCGAGATGGCGACGGCCATTGCGCACGAGTTGAGTCAGCCGCTTGCCGCCGTGCGAAATTTCATCGAAGGCGCAATTCAGCGGCTGAGTCAGGGCAGCGTCGACTCCGCGATCTGGGGGCTGCGCAGCGCGGACCGTCAGGCCGAGCATGCGGCGCTCATCATCAAGAGCGTGCGTGAGTACATCGTCAAGCGCGAGCCGACTGAAACGCACACCGATCTGCGCGACATTCTCAGCGATGTCGCGTACTTTATCGAATTGCGCGCGAAAGAAGCAGGTGTGCGTGTGCAGATCGAACAGGCGAGCGAAGCATTGCCCGTGTTTTGCGAGCGCGTGCTGATCGGCCAGGTTATTTTGAATCTCGCGTTCAATGCGCTCGAAGCATTGACGGAAACGAAGGGCACGACGGGCGTCGTGACGCTCGCGACAGCGATGGCGGAGGGGCGCGCCGAATTGCGCGTGATCGACAACGGACCCGGCGTGCCCGCCGACGCGCACGAACGTCTCTTCGACGGGTTTTCTTCTTCGAAGGCGTGCGGC